GGGGTTACCTACCTGGGAAATGAGGGAGCAACCACAGCACATGCCCAGATGATCCAGCCTATTCCACTGTCCAGAAGGCTTCTTCATCTCAAACATCTATTCTACCACGTGACATCTTAAAGCTGCCCACATGACTGCATCATCAAACACCCTCCTCCATCCCTTGTCATAGATCTAGGCAGGGAAGTACAGTCATCACTGACATCCAACAGCATTATTCCTCAAGAAGACACAGCAGGCCAATCATATCATCAGGAAAAAGCAGGCCTTCCCTACTCCTGAGAAACCCACATTAGCCATCTCTTCTCCCCATGACATGTATTCATCAGAAGATATTAGCAAGAGCTGCCTGTGCCTTTGCAGTGACTAAAGGGAGCCAACTCCAAGTCCCTCCCCACACGGGAAAGAGTTCCTCACAATTAGTTTTAATAGGTCTTGTCTTTCTCTTGAAGGATGGTACCTTCCTCATATTTTAATTAGATTCAATAAACACATCCCCATGCTATATGTCTTAATACCCATTGGCTTTCCATCTGTCTAATCTCAATTAAGCATCTTCTGAAGACACTCTCTCCACAACACAGGCAAAAAAGAGAATGGCTGTGGTTCTTAtgtagtgaagaaaaaaaaaatgagggtgaaTACAACTGGAGATCTGGAGATAAGTAGGTCATAAAACAAGTACAAGTTAACTTTTCTACATCTAGGAAGTCACTTGGGAAGCTCAGCACAGTTGTCCTACCCTACATGCTAAGTcctcatcttaaatattttttttgtctcttccctAGGCTACTACATCACTCTAGTTGGGaaagatttctctttcttatggggTATCTATGACACACATAGGATGGTCATATGTGCATGTGTAcctcacagacacatgaaaaccacACTCAATGCAGGATGTGGGGCACACACTTTCATTTGGGGCCATGGGACAATACTATAGAGTCCCAAGTCTATGTCCAGAATATGCCATTCTGACTAAATCAGATTTAGGGAAGCTCTGGTGGAGGGGGAGTCTTCTCTATGGGACATGGGAAGGAAGGCATTGGAAGAAAGGAGTGATGGCGGCTCACTAGGAGAGAGTACAGATATTGTATAAGACGTTCCACTAACTTGTCATAGCGTGCTGACTGGGGAATGCACTAGTGGAAGAGCTCCTGTCAGTACAAGGCCCCGACAACACTACTGGCTAGACAAAACCAATGCCAAATAGCAGTATCATGGAGTACATGAGCTAAAACTCCAACAATACCTCTATGTCACAAAGCTTGGTAATACACATACAGTAATATCATCCTATTcacaaagaggagaaaatcatAGCATAGACTGGGGAAATATAATCACATACCCCTTAAACCTTCAGAGCACTGGGAAAATGGTGTCCTAGGTATATTGTTTTACTCCAGTACCAAACAGGTGATGGATTCCATCAGCTCCTACAACCCGCAATGAAATAGATGAACACTACACGTAGAATAACACATCATTCATGACATACCCATATCCGAATGTTAAAAAACAGTGTTTTATTGGGGGGCCTCAGTGGcttagtgggctaaagcctctgcctttggctcatgatcccagggtcttgggatccagccccccattgAGCTCTCTGTTccaccaggagcctgcttcctcctctttcactctgcctagctctctgcctacttgtgatcactttctgtcaacaaaataaataaaatattttaaagaaaaaacaccagttttattaattaaaatacattaacatCATACATACACTGAGTAATGCATATCAAATCCACTTTATTGTCTCCATTTGAAATACAGAACACACATGTGCAAAAGTGTTCAAGTGTTGTCATTAGGATGTGGGAGTACCTATTTCCAAAATTTTCAGGATTGAGGTACATTGCTCAGAAATGTGTATGTTCAATTGTATGGCATTGTAGGGAAGAGTTAGCTACCCTCCTGCGGTCATCTGtcagcattttctcatttaaccaCATCAAGTCATACTCTCTAACAACTGCACTTAGGAAGATACATTCAGAGTTCACTGCATGGCtacctcttttttcttaaagagcaaTAAGGAAAACCTTTTACATCTACTATTGAAGAAGTTCCTTAGTTTCAATACATGCAGAAGTGTGTGCTCCGAACACCTATCCCATGGAATCTTACATCAGTGTTATAACCGTAAGCACCATCTCCACTGAGTTGTACTTCATATGTTGTATATCATACAGTCCTCTTCCATGGAAAATTAGATACAAATGAGTCCCACTTAATGGAGCAGGACATCTAATATCTTTGATGTAGCAACAATCAGCCCTGTGTTCTTACACACCCACGAGGAACAGAGGAATTTTCTGGAGTGAATTCAGAGGAAACAAATTAATATTGTTAGTCACAAATCTCAAATAAGgttaatgtaaacatttaaaaagactgaaatccttatatatatgaaaaagtccatCCCCTAAATCTGTTCAACAGACTACCATATACATTTTCTAAGTGTTCAAGTCTGATTTCTCCTTATAATCACTATTTTCATGCAGGGTAATGTCTGAGTAGGGTGAATAATGTATTCCATTGGCTTGATTTCTGTAACATTCATGGCATCTGATGTTCAATTCAATAGTTTTCTAAACATTGCTAACTTTCAATTGACTTTCCTTAACGCACTCTCTGGTGTGTGCTCCAATGTATACTAAAATGAAGGCCTCTCCACATTCACGATGTTCCAAGGGTTTGAATCTAGTGAGCATTTTGACATACTGAGTAAGCACTGAATTCCAGTTACAGGCTtggccacattctttacatttcacACTTCCACTCCTATATGAAAACAATGATATTAATTTAAGAAAGTTGGGAGTCCCACTGAGAGATGAGACACATTCTTAGTATTTGTATACTTACTCTCCTATTTAAAATATCTCAAATGGAGTGAGGAGGGAGCAGTCCTTGGGCACTCTCTCACATTCAATACATCCATAATTTTCTCtgcagtatgaattctgtgatgtgcAGGAAGGGTTGTGTGCCTGCTAGTAGTTTGGCCATCTGTTTCATCTGTTGTCTTTCCAGTACGAATTCTCAGTTTAGAAGGCGTGCGTGCTGGACAAAGGCCTTGCCACACTGGTTGCATTTGTGAGGTTACTGTCTAATATGAATTCTCTCATAGGCATGAATCGGTGAGCACTCTTAACCAATTTTTctcacactcttttttttctttccttcttaaagattttatttatgtatttgacagagagatggagagagagcacaagtagagaggaggctcaggcagggggagaggcagaagcaggctgcctgctgagcagggagctcagtgcagagctcaatcctgggaccctgggatcatgacctgagccacaaaactgcctgagctacccaggtgccccattaaaaCATCCTGTACACTGGTAAACCATCTATCCCATATGGATATTATGATGTTTAGTGAGGACCGAGTGCCTGTAAAGgcctaacatctttttttaaggattttatttatttatttatttgacagagagggggagagagagagagagagagagatagatcacaagtaggaggagaggcaggcagatagagaggaggaagcaggctccctgctgagcagagagcctgatgtggggtttgatcccaggaccctgagttcatgacccgagctgaaggcagaggcttaaccaactgagccacccacgtgccccgccTAACAACATTCTTGACGTTGGTAAGGTTTCTTtgcagtatgaattctgtgatgccGAGTAAGGTTTGAGCTGTGTATAAAGGCCTTGCTACATTCTTGACAtgggtaaggtttctctccagtatgaattctgtaatGTTTAGCGAAGACTGAGCGGTGGTTAAAGGCTTTGCCACATtcctgacattggtaaggtttctctccagtaggaattctgtgatgttgagtaAGGGATGACCTGTCAcaaaaggccttgccacattcttgacattggtaaggtttctctccagtatgaattttgTAATGTTTAGCAAGGACTGAGCTAtggttaaaggccttgccacattcctgacattggtaaggtttctctccagtatgagttcTGTGATGTTGAGTAAGGGCTGACCTGTCAcaaaaggccttgccacattcttgacattggtaaggtttctctccactaTGAGTTTTGTGGTGCCGAGAATGATTTGACTTCCAggtaaaggccttgccacattcttgacatcggtaaggtttctctccagtatgagttcTGTGATGTTGAGTAAGGGTTGACCTGTCACaaaaggcttttccacattcttgacattggtaaggtttctctccactgTGAATTCTGCAATGCTGAATAAGGGCTGGGTGCTTGTTAAAGCTCTTGCCACATTcatgacattggtaaggtttctctctattatgaattctgtgatgtctaTTAAGACCTGAGTGATTGTTAAAAgtcttgccacattcttgacatttgtagggtttctctccagaatacatctgtgaatgttcatttttttttaaagattttatgtatttatttgacaaagagaaatcacaagtagatggagaggcaggcagagagagagagggaagcaggctccccgctgagcagagagcccgatgcgggaccccaggaccccgaggtcatgacctgagccaaaggcagcagcttaacccactgagccacccaggcgccccgcgaaTGTTCATTTTTTGATAAACAGTCATTAAAAGTTTGACCACCTTCTtcacatttgtatattttttgtcCAGTATGCATTAGCTGATGTTGAGATTGTGTTGAGTGGCAGTCAAAGCATTTACCACATTCCTTAAAAATGTAAGTTTCCTTTCCCCAAGGGATTATCTCATTGATGTTTAGGCTTGATGACTGACTAAACATGGTCCCCGGTTTATTAGAACTGAATGCATTTTTTCCCtcatgaattctctgatgatcaCCAATGCTAGAGGACTGGTTAcaagctttcccacattcattgtATTTATGAGGACTGTCTCCCAAGTGGTGACCATTATGGACACTGAGGTTACAGCTTGGATGAAAGCCTTCCCCACATTTATCACATTCATAATGGTTTCCTGTAAACCAAGCCTTGACACATCGGTGAACACTGGAGCCCTGGTTCAATGTTCTCTGAGATGCAGTGCATTGAATAATTATGTCTCCAGTGAAAAGCCTCTGGTCATTCTGGAAGGTTGACTCCTCAGTGAAGCGCCTCTCATATGGATCCCACTGAgcactttgttcttcatttctaaatctcTGATTTAAGGTCAGGCCAGTCCTATTTTCCAAATGGCTCAAATCATTATCTTCAGCATGGACTAGGTTACCTTCCAGATCTGCCAAATGGTCTATCCACGAATAACTATGTTTGAATATCTGACTGGAGCTTTTGCTGACAGAAACACACTGCTCTGCAGAAACAGTTGACTTAAAAAGGGAGGTTTTCCACAGCAGTTTATATACTTTACCATTTGGGGCAGTGACATTCTCATTAAGGGCAATTGCCTTGGTTTGGGTGTATCACCCAGGATTTCTCTGATGCCCTTCACTCTCCCCATCACTGTCCCAGTCTCTGTGTAAGTATAAAATCTCAACGGCACTATGTTTGTATCTGGGCATTGATCCATTCTGGATAAAACCTTCTATGCTCTGCTTTAACAGGAAACTCTGGGTGTCATGTGAAGATACAGCTGAAAGAtaccaaataaaagtaaaaccattGCATTTACTACAATCAGAAGAATATATTGAAGACTACTAATGCAGAAACATCAAGTGAAACAGACAATATCTGTTTCAAACAGACAATGTCTGTTTCAAACATGGCTGACAAGGAGTCATCAGGACCTCATTTCTCCATAGATACATAACATGGCACACAACGTATTGACCATATATCTTAATAGATAATTCTGTGATATGGTCATGGTGTAGCAGAAATCACTTTAATGTATCTCTAACAATTAGGAAAAGGATAATATGAActcaaaattagcagaagaaCGGAGGATATGAAAACAGATAACTGAACTGAATCAAATGGAGTAAAAATAGGAATATATCAAGCACAGGAAGAGTTGTTTGGCAGAAAAGATCAACACTGGCAGCTGATTAACTAAATGAAgaataacagaaaaatagactGACTACAATGATAAGTGAAGAAGTGAAAGCAGACACACTATAACTGACTGTAggaataaaagtaattataagaGGCAACAGTGGATAATCAGTGCCCACAAATTCATACTAAAAGACAAGTACAAATTTCAGAAAAGGTATAACAAATTTAGACTGGATCActcaggaaaatagaaaacatctCAACGGATCTACAACTGGGAAGCCAAATGAAAGAGGAATAGATGAAAATaatccaagaaacaaaaattgtGTCCCAGATGAGTTCACTGGATATTCAAACAGACACTGAAGGGAAAGGACTGCAAATCTCCTCAAACATTTCCAAGGCATGAATATCAGAGAAACTAGCAGAACACTCTCTCTGGGGCACCAGCATTCCCAGCTCATGCAAGCCAAAGACACTACAAATAATGAAGTTTGCAAAACTCTACCTGTGAGCAAATTTACTCAAAGTGCCCAATAA
The genomic region above belongs to Neovison vison isolate M4711 chromosome 7, ASM_NN_V1, whole genome shotgun sequence and contains:
- the LOC122913333 gene encoding zinc finger protein 883-like, with protein sequence MATVTKGQLSFRDVAIEFSEEEWGCLAHSQQELYRDMKLEKYGHLLFLSLLLSKPVLIMFLEQEKQLWDVNRKETVGFHPDGYYLEEKRDLEVEEAKTDSVRQTCLQELGTCHKLSVADCPCNHGNRIDVVPLLLFTSLETLTSGPMADGRKHPKVKPSRYIDFVIYTACDCRSLPDLCIWPYGRWLADLKVKPSRYIDFGIYPACDCTAVPEQCVSVSKSSSQIFKHSYSWIDHLADLEGNLVHAEDNDLSHLENRTGLTLNQRFRNEEQSAQWDPYERRFTEESTFQNDQRLFTGDIIIQCTASQRTLNQGSSVHRCVKAWFTGNHYECDKCGEGFHPSCNLSVHNGHHLGDSPHKYNECGKACNQSSSIGDHQRIHEGKNAFSSNKPGTMFSQSSSLNINEIIPWGKETYIFKECECQECGKTFNNHSGLNRHHRIHNREKPYQCHECGKSFNKHPALIQHCRIHSGEKPYQCQECGKAFCDRSTLTQHHRTHTGEKPYRCQECGKAFTWKSNHSRHHKTHSGEKPYQCQECGKAFCDRSALTQHHRTHTGEKPYQCQECGKAFNHSSVLAKHYKIHTGEKPYQCQECGKAFCDRSSLTQHHRIPTGEKPYQCQECGKAFNHRSVFAKHYRIHTGEKPYPCQECSKAFIHSSNLTRHHRIHTAKKPYQRQECC